From the Lycorma delicatula isolate Av1 chromosome 4, ASM4794821v1, whole genome shotgun sequence genome, the window TTATAgaacattttcaacatatttatattttgtgcaTTCATGATAAATAGtgcttattaattattgttaattctattgtaatttacaataaacttttGTGTAATTGAATGCAGATCACCTAGGTTACAGATAAACCATGCtgccttaaaaaatgtttaatgtaattgtTAAGTAGTAACTTTGCTGAGTTCAATGTTGGAGTAGTAGTAGCAGTTAGTGTCTGTCTTTCAGCTGTAAGATTTTGGATTCAAATCTCAAGTCAGGCTGGTttataatgattttgaaaatatatgtcaTTATGACATGAAGGATATGTTAACACCAGTAGCAGTTATAATAATTtggtttctgttttataaaaccagtaaattgaaataaattttattatcaggtgcaattttttatagttttattttcactggCCACCGCAATGTGATGGTCACATTGGCCTACTCTTCACCCAGTAGGTCATGGGATTGAATCCTGatcaattttttctttgctaTAAAATTTCCATCCGCAAGCTAAATGATTGCATAGTAAATTAATtgtatgttacatttaaaaaaggtcctgcttttatttttaaatttgtaattattctgcaaattattttattaacttaggAATCCAGCCAACTAGTACCTAACATGTGAAAACATGCTTTGCATAACTGAATACATACGTATTGGCATGTTATAATACATAAAGACAATATAGGTTTTATCATTGTTGATCTAGTGTCTCAACAATAATTACTGaggatgataaatttttttagtgcATGAATAATCCCATGATTGGGACTAGTGCaataacttctaaataaataaacaaatataatcatAACCTTTCAAAAAATACTCAGTGATGTTAACTTTGAAAAGCATGTGTTgccaaatttgattaatattactgAAGTTATGTGATCCTGATGGCATCTATCAGGATAatacaaagaaacattttaatattattttttttgaatttagagagtaagtaaataataaattacaaaaataactttatctTTAACTTTAGAGTTAAATTTAGGCTgagttctaaaataaaataaaattaatttgttgattgATGTCTGAAAATATACTTCTTTGAGGAACCAGTACTCCCATCCTCCCATCCTTTTCCACAAAATGAATCTTTTCTGAGGAAATTATTCTgaattactaaaacatttttcaggaactattgtaaatattctctttctgttgttttattttttacatgtgttAGTTgtggttttgaaaattattttgtaaaattatttagcCAGGTGTGAGGGGAAGGAggataaattcatatcattgcACACCAGTTTGAAATTAGTTACTagattaatttgtatgtatataattttatgcattaatgattaatgaagtaatattaatttttactaattattagtaTTAAGTATTTGTATAGAAAATTAGATATATCactttatcaatttataaagaggaagaaaataagatttatttgtaattataacataaaattctgtaatgttatttcaacatttagttcaattagaaatatatttgtaaacatgcttataaaataatcaatgtaAGTAATAAGAAATGAAGTATGTAAGAAATAAGTGTTATAGAACTATGTGTTATAGTTTGAAGAAGtgctattaattattttcattaaaattttttgacagttttaaaatagttgctttaattttatatttttatatgttgttcAATAAATACACAAATGTACATAATATATTCTTTGTGTTTATATCTTTGCCCCTATCAGAAAAGtgacatgtgaaaaaaaatttctgttgaagCAAAATAACCCTTAGGGATTGTTTGCTGTTACAAGTTTTGAAATCCTACCTTTACAAGATACCAGTCATGGCAAGAACTGAAAGCCGTGATACTAGAATATTTCTAGAAAACTTTTCatgattgataaaatttattttatcaatgggataatttattttatctgggATTTTCTATGAACAGTATCTGCAATTCTGTTTATCAATACACCAGTGCAGATGAACATGGACCTCATCTGAAACCATTAAATTGATTGTTATTCTACATTAATCATTTCTaagaatcttttttcaaaactcCATTCCTTAATGTTAAATTTTGGGGTAGTCTTgaagcatttaaattttaaatatataaatttacatatccATGTTTAACATCCAGTAGTCCTGACATGAGAACATTGAGAAATCTGCTATAGAGCCACTCACTCTCTCCACATTTTCTGAGGTGCAAACTATTCACACATGGCCAGAAGTCTTCAGTAATGCTGACACAGTCAATCTCAGCATTACTGAAGACACTTTCCTATCCAATTTAATCATATGGTGTGTTGGGACTCTTTCAATGTTAAAATAGCACCTAAAGTTATGTTGTATTGCAGTAGCTGaatcttatttttaagaaaactcaACAGCAAATGCTCCATGGATTGCTGACACTGCAGTATCTACTACCATTATGTTTTTGGcactaaatttaaattgtctGATAGATTCTGCTGttgtactatttattattttattcttctcgTAGCAACTAATTTTGTTGCATGGCTTTCTCATTTCCCATTTCTATCTGGCCACACCTATGAAGAAGGTGATTGGTGATTGTAGCAATGTGTAAGGAGAcccgcaaaaaaaaataatttttgaatataagCTTATTTGATAACTTGTACTTGACTACATTTCTTAATTTCTGTTGTGCAAAttcaaaattctatgaaaaagaaGTTAGAGAACTTGTTTCATCACAGAAAATTTATTGGGATTATATTTTTCAAGCATAATTGTTATACACAAAATTTTGCTGCCATATTCTTCTCCTTGTAATATGCTTCATTGTAATATGGAAACAGAAATATACTGGACCAggttttaggtttggaataaaacaaTTCTCGAATAACAAAAACACAGTTAAAAAGCACATTAAATATGTCATATGATCACATATGATCATAGACACATGTCTATGATCATAGACACATGTCTATGATCATGTGTCTATGATCATAGACACATTTTGTCTATGATCATGAActaaaaattgcttatttttaatgTGCAACAGCATACAGATaggtgaaaaaatttatattattagcagtagtttccaataattttaataaaatacaagtacaataaaaaagtacaaatacaagaaaaataaaataagtagtaattaACTCTTTGATTTagatatttcactttttattttatctttaacttgCTGCAAAGAAATTTTTCCACCCGATACACTTAcagttttttctctacatttcaTACCctgaaaaaaatcaatgaaattatttttataaattatataatttataacttttaaaaatataaattaaattatgagtaaatctttctatttttataaatcatataatttataacttttaaaaatataaattaaattatgagtaAATCTTTCTACTCTAATCATGATAGGTGTCTAGCCGAAGAAAGGGAACTGGCATGGATATAGTATCTATACTTTAATCTTTGTGTGGACTGTGTGACATCCATTTTACATTACTAAAAATCGCTTATTTTTAATGTGCAACAGCATACAGATAGGtacactgaaaaaattatttatattattagcagTAGTTTccaataactttaataaaatacaatttacagtagtaaaagtaaaataaaataagtagtaattaACTCTTCGATTTagatatttcactttttattttatctttaacttgCTGCAAAGAAATTTTTCCACCCGATACACTTACAGTTTTTCTCTACATTTCATACCCTGAAAAAagatcaatgaaattatttttataaattatataatttataatttttaaaaatataaattaaattatgagtaAATCTTTCTACTCTAATCATGATAGGTGTCTAGCCGGGAACTGGCATGGATATAGTAtctatattttaatctttgtgtGGACTGTGTGACTTCCATTTTACATTACAGGAGATCAAAAATATCAGACTGCTTTCTAAGAAATTCATTACCGATCTCTCATTGctaaaatttctaagaaattcATTACCGATCTCTCATTGCTAAAAGCAACAAATCATTGCCTAAACATAGTTGTGATTTAAACATAGTTCTCATAGATGATATATGTTACTTGGTTACAAAATGTAGGTGAACATTGCAATTCCCATCCACAAGCACCAGACAAGTTCTTTGTCTCCAAGATTTGGCACaagatagttttttaaattttgggtttgGGATGTGCAAATTACAGATTTGATTAATGACATTATCATGAATATTTCAACAAATCAATACAgttcaaccaaattttttttagacgTGGTTGAACTGCAATTGAGCTTTTACAGTCAAACACTATCACTAGGTCTAAAAAGATTGATAGTGtgtttacaaatttcaattatCTACTTCATGTATAAATAGTTAAATGTAAATCAGAATCTACTTCATGTATAGTTAAAATGtaaatcagattttaaataacGTTACATACCCGAATAATTGTAAAATCACTTTTTCTTACATCCAATACTTCAGCTAAGTATTCCACTAACTCAGTATTTGCTTGCCCTTCAACGGCTCTTGCAGCAATTTTAACATCCAACCTTGGTTGATCAGGAAATGACACTTCTCctgcaatatattatttaaaagtttaaatcttttaataagtttttaaatttaagactTTAAGGTTTGggttttgttaaaacattaagtttaaatatCACCTGGTGTATATgttaaaccattttaaatttctatttaaaattttacaagaaaaaatggtgaaacccatttttctgttattacCTTCGTTATTGAgtataaaatgaggtaaaatgcactgcattttacattcataatttatatactaACAAACTTATtactaatgaaacaaattttgaaagcataccattctGCAATCAACATTCAAAATGCTTCTCCTCAAAAActctttttaattcataaatgtcTGCAggttgtaaaaaatatgtttcaggtaccctcaaaaaaaaaataatcctgagGAGACAGGTCTGGGGACCCGGCAGGCCATTCTATGGCTCATCTATGACCTATCCAGCAATtttgaaattgttcatttatttgcCGTGCCCTTAATGACGTTCTTGCTGAAACCTTTTATTCTTGTTCAACATTTTCCcatatatttggtaaaatcctattTGCTAACAAGATGCAGTAAGCATTTCCTGTAAAATTGCCTAAAATAAAAGGCCCTATAATACAATGACCACCCAAATGTTCACTATCCAAGGGTGCTGTGTACAGCTTCCTACATCTGGGATTATTATGGCTCCAATATTGACAGTTTTGCTAATTCACATGGCCATTAACCATAAAAGTCactttcagtaaatattatattgtattagaAAAATTTGTGTCTACATCTGATTTTTGCATATCACAAAATCATCTTCTGAAAGTTCTTGCCCCATAAACTAACACCAAT encodes:
- the LOC142323889 gene encoding UPF0235 protein SYO3AOP1_0257-like isoform X3 — protein: MLKTIATISFSVLALSICDIDSAKHEAIELSKDGNILINVHAKPGSKENMIQGEVSFPDQPRLDVKIAARAVEGQANTELVEYLAEVLDVRKSDFTIIRGMKCREKTVSVSGGKISLQQVKDKIKSEISKSKS